One segment of Pleomorphomonas sp. PLEO DNA contains the following:
- a CDS encoding response regulator: MPANTVTDLSDTPRIVIVEDDPDIAQMLVELMAESGFQASVAISGGEMNRLLGQRGADLIVLDAMLPGEDGFSICRRLRATGKTPILMLTALSEDIDRILGLELGADDYVTKPFNSRELLARIKGLLRRASYGSETDEAVTSLTFAGWRLDPVTRQLYDPDGVEISTTTAEFDLLLAFCQHPGRVMTRQQLLGLTHAGAAGPILRSIDVHVSRLRQKIEPDVKEPLLIKTVRLGGYLFTPAVERA, translated from the coding sequence ATGCCTGCCAACACAGTGACCGATCTCTCCGATACGCCGCGCATCGTCATCGTCGAGGACGATCCCGACATCGCACAGATGCTGGTGGAGCTGATGGCCGAGAGCGGCTTTCAGGCATCCGTCGCCATTTCGGGCGGCGAGATGAACCGCCTGCTCGGCCAGCGCGGCGCCGACCTCATCGTGCTGGACGCCATGCTGCCGGGTGAGGATGGTTTCAGCATCTGCCGGCGGCTGCGCGCGACCGGCAAGACGCCGATCCTGATGCTGACCGCGCTCAGCGAGGACATCGACCGCATCCTCGGACTGGAGCTGGGGGCGGACGACTATGTCACCAAGCCCTTCAATTCGCGGGAACTTCTGGCCCGGATCAAGGGTCTGCTGCGGCGGGCATCCTACGGCAGCGAGACCGACGAGGCGGTTACCAGCCTGACCTTTGCCGGCTGGCGGCTCGATCCCGTCACGCGCCAGCTCTACGATCCGGATGGCGTGGAGATCTCCACGACGACGGCCGAGTTCGATCTGCTCTTGGCGTTCTGCCAGCATCCCGGACGGGTGATGACGCGCCAGCAGCTCCTGGGGTTGACGCACGCCGGGGCGGCGGGGCCGATCCTGCGTAGCATCGACGTTCACGTCAGCCGATTGCGGCAGAAGATCGAGCCCGATGTGAAAGAGCCGCTTCTGATCAAGACGGTGCGCCTCGGCGGCTACCTGTTCACACCGGCCGTCGAAAGGGCATGA
- a CDS encoding DUF3313 domain-containing protein, with translation MILPACAGITPVAYSGLQSSSYLAPNPSDDDGRMPYRYAAPVDWRSYNSVILDPVVIYRGPDQQFDGVSDEDKQTLASTMRDAFTAALSRRFAFVGEPTPNTLRIRLTLTGASTSTPVLGTLSRFDLAGGVYNGVQAARGGEGAMTGAVVFAVEIYDASTNTLLAAYIEKQYPNPYNISASFGALSAAKVGIEKGAEHLVERLR, from the coding sequence GTGATCCTGCCTGCTTGCGCCGGCATCACCCCGGTTGCCTATTCGGGCCTTCAGTCGTCGTCCTATCTTGCGCCCAACCCCAGTGATGATGATGGCCGCATGCCCTATCGCTATGCCGCTCCCGTCGACTGGCGGTCCTACAACAGCGTCATCCTCGACCCGGTGGTCATCTATCGCGGTCCCGACCAGCAATTCGATGGCGTCTCCGACGAAGACAAGCAAACCCTCGCCAGCACCATGCGCGACGCCTTCACGGCCGCGCTCAGCCGGCGCTTCGCCTTTGTCGGTGAGCCGACCCCCAATACCCTGCGCATTCGCCTGACGCTGACCGGCGCCAGCACCAGCACGCCGGTGCTCGGCACGCTGTCCCGCTTCGACCTGGCCGGTGGGGTCTACAACGGCGTCCAGGCGGCGCGCGGCGGCGAAGGCGCGATGACCGGCGCCGTCGTCTTTGCCGTCGAAATCTACGACGCTTCGACCAACACCCTGCTCGCCGCCTATATCGAGAAGCAATACCCCAACCCCTACAACATCTCCGCCAGCTTCGGCGCGCTGTCGGCCGCCAAGGTCGGCATCGAAAAGGGCGCCGAACACTTGGTGGAACGGTTGCGGTGA
- a CDS encoding lysozyme inhibitor LprI family protein → MTKRAGATLALCLMAMTSLAHAAPPSFDCDGSHSQIDAMICGDDALASLDMQLARSFARAMARANADEVAGLKSDQRVWRAQLRKCGGVASPRACVVDTYERRIADLPTGASR, encoded by the coding sequence ATGACAAAACGCGCCGGAGCGACACTCGCCCTTTGCCTCATGGCGATGACATCATTGGCTCATGCCGCGCCCCCTAGCTTCGACTGTGACGGTAGCCATTCCCAGATCGATGCGATGATTTGCGGCGACGACGCGCTCGCCAGCCTCGACATGCAACTTGCCCGGAGCTTTGCCCGCGCCATGGCCCGGGCAAACGCCGACGAAGTCGCCGGTCTAAAAAGCGACCAACGGGTCTGGCGCGCCCAGTTGCGCAAATGCGGCGGCGTAGCCAGCCCTCGGGCCTGCGTCGTCGATACCTATGAAAGGCGGATCGCAGACTTGCCGACCGGCGCATCCCGCTGA
- a CDS encoding ATP-binding protein has translation MMFTRLGLASMRTQIFLLAVVPIFLLGAFASVHGTFRETASRQRAWVEAEAGKILLVAEQTLVSGSPVEATRVIETAKRLGLTVELTDRRFSREIDPRPPRGIDAALFDRIVGDLVQLADQRLDGDARGAQVVLRIDDSHAIVFHPDFPAASSDFLGIVYVLGLTLLVVLPVLLLSYYLSHRLTRPLIEFAEDAQRISGHENSQELFKADGASEVRSLRDSLNTMQLRIRDMAQRRTTMLRSLGHDLRTPLTRLRMRVERSHEPELRQLLLRDISMLATMIDETMAYLKTTSPGEGAPPKKVDLSSLLQTIASDYADVGVPVVFSGPSRLVCMCEPRNLTRAISNLIDNASRVSGKIELLLGEAEGSIVIDVCDDGPGLSDDLKKQVFEPFFKADTARAASTGSLGLGLSIARSIAYAHGGRLDLIDRAPRGLIARITLLKEPTPCRAG, from the coding sequence ATGATGTTCACGCGCCTTGGCCTCGCCTCCATGCGGACGCAGATTTTCCTGCTGGCCGTGGTGCCGATTTTCCTGCTGGGCGCGTTCGCGTCCGTGCATGGCACGTTCCGGGAGACCGCATCCAGGCAACGGGCCTGGGTGGAAGCCGAGGCGGGCAAGATCCTGCTGGTCGCCGAGCAGACTCTTGTTTCCGGTTCTCCCGTCGAGGCGACGCGGGTGATCGAGACGGCGAAGCGCCTCGGCCTCACCGTGGAGCTGACGGATCGGCGGTTTTCTCGGGAGATCGATCCGCGCCCGCCGCGCGGTATCGATGCCGCTCTTTTCGACCGCATCGTTGGGGACCTTGTGCAGCTTGCCGACCAGCGGCTGGACGGCGATGCGCGGGGCGCGCAAGTGGTCCTTCGTATCGACGATAGCCACGCCATCGTCTTTCATCCCGATTTTCCAGCCGCTTCGTCGGATTTTCTCGGGATCGTCTACGTCCTGGGGCTGACGTTGCTGGTCGTCCTGCCGGTGCTTCTTCTGTCCTATTACCTCAGTCATCGCTTGACCCGGCCGCTGATCGAATTCGCCGAGGACGCCCAGCGGATCAGCGGGCACGAGAACTCGCAGGAGCTGTTCAAGGCCGATGGCGCCTCGGAGGTGCGCAGCCTGCGCGACTCCCTCAACACCATGCAATTGCGCATCCGGGACATGGCCCAAAGGCGGACGACCATGCTTCGCTCGCTCGGCCACGATCTCCGGACGCCGCTGACGCGGCTGCGCATGCGTGTCGAGCGCTCGCATGAGCCGGAGCTGCGGCAGCTGCTGCTGCGCGACATCTCGATGCTGGCGACGATGATCGACGAGACGATGGCCTATCTGAAGACCACGTCTCCCGGCGAAGGCGCCCCGCCGAAAAAGGTCGACCTCAGCAGCCTGTTGCAGACGATCGCATCCGATTATGCCGACGTCGGCGTGCCCGTTGTCTTTTCAGGGCCGTCACGGCTCGTCTGCATGTGCGAGCCGCGTAACCTGACCCGGGCGATCTCCAACCTGATCGACAATGCCTCGCGGGTTTCCGGCAAAATCGAGCTGTTGCTCGGCGAGGCCGAGGGCTCGATTGTCATCGACGTGTGTGACGACGGACCCGGACTGTCCGACGATCTCAAGAAGCAGGTCTTCGAGCCGTTCTTCAAGGCGGATACGGCGCGAGCCGCCAGCACCGGCAGTCTCGGGCTCGGCCTGTCGATCGCCCGTAGCATTGCCTACGCCCACGGTGGCCGGCTGGATCTCATCGACCGCGCGCCGAGGGGGCTCATCGCACGGATCACCTTGCTCAAAGAGCCCACGCCCTGCCGCGCAGGCTGA
- a CDS encoding Ig-like domain repeat protein, with product MINSVSPNVASTLGGTTVIITGTNLTGTYDVRFDYGYPATSFTVDSDTQITAVTPAHPAGTPNVMIWTPLSQTSVYNIFKYASAPDAPTIGTATAGTGSASVTFTAPSSDGGSAITGYTVTSSPGGKTATGTASPITVTGLTNGTSYTFSVSATNEVGTSNASADSNAVTPTVATPTVRLSGPTVLTYGDTVTYTATLSDGASPSGTVTFRDSSGTLGTGTISGGSASYSTSSLSYGTHAISAVYGGDADNDTATSNTLTVRVDAPTISVSPGLLPALVVGSAYSQTITASGGTGPYSYGVTAGTLPAGLSLTSSGTLSGMPTAVGAFYFNITATDANAFDGTRAYSGSVGLATPAIGLSASSASIVVGTPVTLTATLSGGVSPSGTVTFKDGGTTLGSDTVSGGSASYSTNSLATGSHTITAVYGGDTNNDTVTSSAVTVAVNAPTISLTPSSLPNATVGTAYSQTLTASGGTAPYSYMVTTGVFPTGMSFVVATGVMSGTPAAAGSFNFTVTATDAGGYTGSAAYAITVDGVTPAIALSASPSSVMAGTSVTLTATLSGGVSPGGTVTFKDGGTTLGSDTISGGAASYSTSSLAAGSHAITAVYGGDTNNIAATSSAVTVTVSAPTISLTPASLPNATVGTAYSQTLTASGGTAPYSYVVTAGTLPAGLSFDATSGVLSGTPATAGSFNFTVTATDAGGYTGSAAYVVTVASVTPAIVLSASPTTVVSGGSVTLTATLSGGASPSGTVTFKDGGTTLGTDTISGGSASFATSALASGSHSITAAYAGDTNNAAVTSSVVTITVSAAVRPDPSQDQTVTAMVTAQATSSARFGQTQITNTVQRLEQLHDEPASSAADGGGGQTARSSYAASALAYGSGASSENTGTDSSASQAVSQLSRGIEVAERKAGLPFHLWSGGSVDWGRADSNGNDRFTSSGFTVGLDRRMTDALTVGLAGGFAVDHTTLGSNSSSDGTAYTAQIYASLKLAERTWLDVVGGYGALRFDSERWSSGNQFDGTRDGHDLFGSVGLSTAQDFSSLRLTGYSRLDIVKVALDGYAESGPSGLALAYDEMDTTTVAGVAGLKAAYAVPMSWGTLTPGARLEYRHALDGGFTQGLGYADVGGFGYTISGESSAKDSATIGLSLGATTLDGLNLELEYQLSADGGGVASQQVRAGIRLAF from the coding sequence ATGATCAACTCAGTATCGCCGAATGTCGCATCGACGCTGGGCGGGACCACGGTCATCATTACCGGTACGAACTTGACGGGTACCTACGACGTCCGCTTCGACTACGGTTATCCAGCGACCTCCTTCACTGTCGATTCCGACACCCAGATCACCGCGGTCACGCCGGCTCATCCCGCCGGTACCCCCAATGTCATGATTTGGACGCCGCTTTCACAAACATCGGTTTACAACATCTTCAAATATGCGTCCGCGCCAGATGCCCCGACGATCGGCACGGCGACGGCCGGCACCGGCTCTGCGAGCGTGACCTTCACCGCGCCGTCGAGCGATGGCGGATCGGCCATCACCGGCTATACCGTCACCTCAAGCCCCGGCGGCAAGACGGCGACGGGTACGGCGAGCCCGATCACCGTCACTGGCCTCACCAACGGCACCAGCTACACCTTCTCCGTCAGCGCCACCAACGAGGTCGGCACGAGCAATGCCTCCGCCGACTCCAACGCGGTGACGCCCACCGTGGCGACACCCACCGTCAGGCTGTCCGGTCCCACTGTGCTGACGTACGGCGACACCGTAACCTACACGGCGACGCTGTCCGACGGGGCGTCGCCGAGCGGAACGGTCACCTTCCGCGATAGCAGCGGGACACTCGGCACGGGAACGATTTCGGGCGGTTCCGCGAGCTATTCAACCAGCTCTCTGAGCTACGGCACGCATGCGATAAGCGCGGTCTACGGTGGCGACGCGGACAACGACACGGCCACGTCCAACACATTGACGGTCCGCGTTGACGCGCCGACGATCAGTGTGTCGCCGGGACTTCTGCCGGCCCTTGTCGTCGGCAGTGCCTACAGCCAGACGATCACGGCCTCCGGTGGCACGGGGCCCTACAGCTATGGCGTCACAGCCGGAACTTTACCGGCTGGTCTGAGCCTCACGTCATCGGGCACGCTTTCCGGTATGCCGACGGCGGTCGGCGCCTTTTACTTCAACATAACCGCGACGGACGCCAACGCCTTTGACGGCACGAGGGCCTATAGCGGCAGCGTCGGCCTGGCGACGCCGGCCATCGGGCTATCCGCCTCGTCCGCGTCGATTGTCGTCGGCACGCCCGTAACGCTCACGGCCACGCTGTCCGGCGGGGTGTCACCAAGCGGCACGGTCACCTTCAAGGACGGCGGCACGACGCTCGGCTCGGATACGGTATCCGGCGGCTCTGCGAGCTATTCGACGAACTCGCTTGCCACCGGGTCGCACACGATCACCGCCGTCTATGGCGGCGATACGAACAACGACACGGTGACATCGAGCGCGGTGACCGTCGCCGTCAATGCCCCGACCATCAGCCTGACGCCGTCGAGTCTGCCCAATGCCACCGTCGGCACTGCCTATAGCCAGACGCTGACAGCCTCCGGTGGCACCGCCCCCTATAGTTACATGGTTACAACGGGCGTTTTCCCTACCGGTATGTCATTCGTTGTCGCGACCGGAGTTATGTCAGGCACGCCGGCCGCCGCCGGTTCCTTCAATTTCACCGTGACCGCGACGGATGCCGGCGGCTACACCGGAAGCGCGGCCTATGCCATCACGGTTGACGGTGTCACGCCGGCCATCGCGCTATCTGCCTCGCCCAGTTCGGTGATGGCCGGCACGTCGGTAACCCTCACGGCCACGCTGTCCGGCGGGGTATCACCAGGCGGCACGGTCACCTTCAAGGACGGCGGTACGACGCTCGGCTCGGATACGATATCCGGCGGCGCCGCGAGCTATTCGACGAGCTCTCTTGCCGCCGGCTCGCATGCGATCACCGCCGTCTACGGCGGCGATACCAACAACATCGCGGCCACTTCGAGCGCGGTGACCGTCACTGTCAGCGCGCCGACCATCAGCCTGACGCCAGCGAGCCTGCCGAACGCCACCGTCGGCACTGCCTATAGCCAGACACTGACGGCCTCCGGCGGCACTGCCCCCTACAGCTACGTGGTTACAGCGGGCACTTTGCCGGCTGGGCTGTCATTCGATGCAACGTCGGGCGTTCTGTCGGGCACGCCGGCCACCGCCGGTTCCTTCAATTTCACCGTGACCGCGACGGATGCCGGCGGCTATACCGGAAGCGCGGCCTATGTCGTCACGGTTGCCAGCGTCACGCCGGCCATCGTGCTGTCCGCCTCGCCCACCACAGTTGTTTCGGGGGGATCGGTGACGTTGACGGCCACGCTGAGCGGCGGCGCGTCGCCGAGCGGCACAGTCACTTTCAAGGATGGTGGCACGACGCTCGGCACGGATACGATATCCGGCGGTTCGGCGTCCTTTGCCACCTCGGCCCTTGCCAGCGGCAGCCATTCGATCACCGCCGCCTACGCGGGCGATACCAACAACGCGGCGGTCACCTCGTCGGTGGTGACGATCACCGTCAGCGCCGCCGTCCGACCCGACCCCAGCCAGGATCAGACGGTGACGGCGATGGTCACCGCGCAGGCGACCAGTTCGGCCCGCTTCGGCCAGACTCAGATCACCAACACCGTCCAGCGTCTGGAACAACTGCACGACGAGCCGGCATCCAGCGCGGCGGACGGTGGCGGCGGCCAGACCGCCCGCTCCAGCTATGCCGCTTCGGCGCTGGCCTATGGCAGCGGCGCGTCATCGGAAAATACCGGCACGGACTCCTCTGCCAGCCAGGCGGTCAGCCAGCTGTCGAGAGGCATCGAGGTGGCCGAGCGCAAGGCCGGCCTGCCGTTCCATCTGTGGTCCGGCGGCTCGGTCGACTGGGGCCGGGCGGACTCGAACGGCAACGACCGCTTCACCTCGTCCGGCTTCACCGTCGGCCTCGATCGCCGGATGACCGACGCCCTGACCGTGGGGCTCGCCGGTGGCTTCGCCGTCGATCACACCACCTTGGGCTCGAACAGTTCGTCCGACGGCACGGCCTATACCGCCCAGATCTACGCCAGTCTCAAGCTGGCTGAGCGGACCTGGCTCGATGTCGTCGGCGGCTACGGAGCGTTGAGGTTCGACAGCGAGCGATGGTCGAGCGGCAACCAATTCGACGGCACGCGCGATGGCCACGACCTGTTCGGGTCGGTCGGTCTATCGACGGCGCAGGATTTCTCCAGCCTCAGGCTGACCGGCTACAGCCGCCTCGACATCGTCAAGGTGGCGCTCGATGGTTATGCCGAGAGCGGACCCAGCGGCTTGGCGCTCGCTTATGACGAGATGGATACGACGACGGTGGCCGGCGTCGCTGGCCTCAAGGCCGCCTATGCGGTGCCGATGAGCTGGGGCACGCTGACGCCCGGCGCCCGGTTGGAATATCGCCATGCTCTTGACGGCGGTTTCACGCAGGGCCTCGGCTACGCTGACGTCGGCGGCTTCGGCTATACGATCTCGGGAGAGTCTTCGGCCAAGGACAGCGCCACCATCGGCCTCAGCCTTGGCGCGACGACGCTCGATGGCCTCAACCTCGAGCTCGAATACCAGCTGTCGGCCGACGGCGGCGGCGTCGCCAGCCAACAGGTGAGGGCGGGTATCAGGCTGGCCTTTTGA